The nucleotide window GTGCTTCCGTCATTGTCTATTCACTACGGTAACCTATCAGTCAATCTTTACGATGCAGAAGCATGCTGATATTGAGCCGACCAGAGGGACAGAGCCGTGATGACCCTCCATTGGGACGTAACGGTCCGTTAAACTCTGAAATCTTACAGAGCAGGGGCCCGCAGCTCTCCTCCCGCAGCGCGGCAAGGGCCGCCGCGCTGCGAGCCGCCGCCGCAGGGACTTCCCGCTCGGGTCCGAGCTCTGTGGCGGCGATACCGCAGGGCTGAGGTCTTGGActctctccgcctcctcgtcctgctcctcctctcctgcctctTCCCCCTTGTGCGCCCGTCCTGCGGGGCCACAGAGGAGCCCCGGGGCCCCCAGTAAGGAGCGCCGCATGCCGACCACCCAGCCAGACACCTGCTGCCGAACGGAGGACATTTTCCCTCCCAGGTACTGCATCCCTGCTCCCTCTGTGAAATGGTCACCATGGAAACTGAGTGccaaagggggtgggggggggggggttgtaactAAGCAATGTGTCTTTTTATGGTGGCTATGATTTGCCGTTCCACGGAGCCCGCCGATATTGAAAGCACAATCGTCCTCTGATCGAAAGCAAACTTTTCGGTGTTGAGACTGTTCATGTCATCTAGTATCGTAAATCTTCTAATCCACAGCATGCCAGAAGATCACTCTCTCCGGCGTTGCAATCCATTCATTAAAAAACCCTCGAGCAAAAATGGACTTCAAGATGAAGTGAGACAAAAGGGAAACTAGGACCTTCCATTTGGTTCCGGAAAAATTTCAACTCCAACTATGATCCCTGTGCCTCTGTTTCTGTTCAGGCAGGTTTCACCTCCCTTCATGCCCCTCTGTATACATCCCTCCAGTTTCCTATCAATTAAAAAGTGAGGAAAAAAATCTGCTGACAGGATGGTCCAGGACGGTCCTCTCCCCAAGACCTGAGCCAGGTTCCAATAAACATCCGACCCAATCTCAGGTCTGTGGAGGGACTTGCAGTGTCACTTACACTGTCCCTGCAGCCACACATAACAGGTTCACACAGATAATAAAAGCAGAAGTAGGGCAGCTCTTCAGGTGAGAGAATGATAGCTGGCTGGGTGGATAGAGAGAGTCTGTCTGGGACAACTGGTGTGTGtacgagagtgagtgagtgagtgagtgagtgagtgagtgagtgagtgagtgagtgagtgagtgagtgagtgagtgagtgagtgagtgagtgagtgagtgagagagagagagagagagagagagagagagagagagagagagagagagagagagataacaagGAAGAGGCCTGATGTAAGTATAGTGCTCTTTACATGATCCCATTACGCTGTTTAGGCTGACTCACGCTCTACAAGACCCACCTATTCATTTGCCTAAGTCAGACACAGCGCCTCATTCTGGCGGATTTGGGTTTGCCCTTTTCACACCACACTTCCCCAAACATGGTTTCATTTAACTCATGCACACAATTTCCTGTTCCATGTGTTAGTTATTTGATTCCTCATTCATAATCTCTCTGCTATGAATATCTGTGAATCATCAAGGTGTGTAAGTAGAAGGAAATTGGAGTGAAACTACAGGGAGCAGCCACAGCACCGCCTAGTGGCCAAAATGGTTCCGTCTCACGGTTTATGAAATGGTGGGAAAATAAACAGTTCCACATCCAACCCTTTTGGTTTATCAGTAGTCTCAAATTACAATTCATGAAAAGCAGAAAGCGAAAGACACCACAAACCGAGGCGCACTCTCTCACAGACAAGACAACCTTCGGATTACACACAGGTATGTATACACACCTGCCACGTGTGAAAatagactcactcacacacacccacacagaccacacacacacacacacacacacacacacacacccacacccacaccaacgcatagacacatggacacacagaaCTTTGCACAACACATAAATGTGGACACAAAGGGTGAGTGACAAAGGGAAAACAGTATCTCTTACAAGGTGAATGTCTGCATTAATTCTATCAATCCTTCTCTGAGTCATGCAGCCAATAAATTAACCTGTTCATCCACATTGACACTTTAGTTAGCCTCTCGTTCCACTTAGAATACCACAGATCCTTAACATGATTTCCACTCGAGGTTGACACTCAGTAACTCGGTCACATTCTGAGGCCCGTCCAATCCAAAAGTGGACCCTCTTTCAATCATGCATACCCCAAATAAAATTGTCTTTTTTGGTTGTCTACCTCTTGACTTTCATAAGTCTGGACAATTAAAGCACTTTGATGAAATCCAATGAAGAGTGAAGGAggcatgattttttttttttatgaaagcCTTGTAGCTCTCAGTTTCAAAGATTGCCAACAACACTCTTAGACAGATACGTAAGATTACTCATGTCCCAGCCCTCTCCTTAAACAAAAGAGTAAAAAGTAGATAAACTCAaggttaaaaacacacacaaacacatacaaacagcatgcacacatacaaaaaaaacacatacacattcacaggGCATGTGTGAATAAAATACGGGCTGATTCCCAGGAGCACTTTGATTCTCCACACCTGCTAGGTCAACAACATCTGATCTTTACATACACTGATATCGTTTTCATAGCAAGAAATAATTTGGCATGAAGTGTCGATGTCTATCTCTTGATGCATGATGCATTAGTGTTGGTTATATTGCATTGCATTCTTCTACCATTAATCATTAAACATCTACAGCACGCTCATTTGGCTTGcttgcatacacaaacacccacacccacacccacacccacacacacccccacacacacacacacacacacacacacacacacacacacacacacacacacacacacacacacacacacacacacacacacacacacacacacacacacacacacacacacacacacacataaacacaaacgcacagctatagacacacactcacacacacacacacacacaccttttgtaATCATCTTGTGCAACAAGCTTTCAGGAGCAAATTGAGTTTGTTATATGTGACTTCAAGAGCAAGAATAACCAGTCAACTATGTGGCTGCCATTGTTACAgtgtcctctgtgtgtttgcgaaGGTGAAGGGCTTTGGCTGACGGTTCAGCGAAGGTATAACCAGGTACATGTTCGCTCCTGCTCTGTTCTGTCAGTCTTGCTGCATGATTCTGCCTGCCACACAGCTTataaccaaaaaaacaacacatcttCCACAATCTGCTGCCCATGGAGTTGTTATCACAGGACCAATGAAAGGAACCCAATGGTTCCCCAGTCCTTCAGTTCAAAGAGAGAATACACTCAGAATACACAAAGTAGGGATTTACCTTCAGCTCAGCcactcctccttccctctcctcctttttcTCTTCATGCacctcttcatcttcatcttcctccaccacctctgccTTTTTCTGCTCCACTGTCGGGAACTCATATGGCCTCCTCGGTTCCTCCTGGGGTTGAGGGACGAGGCACGGTATCAAGGGACGAGGGAGGACATCCGATTCCTTCAGCGGGTCTAGCTGCGGTGCTTGATGTGTCCGTGAGTCAACATCGGGGGCCCGGCGAACCCAGACATCTTCCAGCCCAGAGTCTGGCTCTGGGGTTTGGGGGACCCTACTCTTGGACCCCCATCTCCTAGGTGTGACGGAGAAGTCATCAAACAGAACTTCAGTGAAAGGCTTCTTGACTGAAAAGTCGTCGAAAGGAACTTCCAGTGGGCCCTCTGCGCTAAACGTTGGTTCAACGAGCAGGGAGGTCGGCACAGCCGATTTCTGACCCTCATCTTCAGAGTCAAAGCTGATTAAGATGGCCGTGTCCACTGCGGggcactctctatctctgaccGCCTGTTGCCgtgtcacttcctcctcctctgcttgcTTCCTCCTCGctgcctcctcctttctctcctgagctctctcttcttcttcctgctgcTTCTTGATCctttcttgttcttcttgtaatctctctctctccctctcgctccctctctccctctcttcctcttctctcctcctctccgtctctcgaaGCTTCAGCTCTTGTTCTTCGGCTCTCTTCCTGTCAAGCGCTtcctgtgtctgtctttctctctcctgctcctcccgaAGTCTCTGCtgcttttgtctctctctttcgcgctcctctgcctccactatcagtctgtctctttctctcttaacCTCTAAAatcctttctgcctctctctcaatccGTTCTGCCCTAAGTTGGTCCTCTGATCTTTCTGTTTCCTCCACTTCTCTCCTCCTGGCCTCCTCCCTtaccctctcttcttctctcagtctctcctccatctgccTTGCCCGCTCTCTGtcctcgtctctctttctctgttgcaTCAACTCCAcctgtctttccctctccatcGCCTCTTTTTTCAACCTTTCTTGTACGAGTTCCTCTTCCCTCAATCTCTCTTCCAttttctgcctctctcgctcttgctctctcagtctctcctccaACCTCAGTCTCTCTTTCGCTTCCTCTCTCAACCTTTCCTccactttctgtctctctttcgcctcctccctcagtctctcctccaacctcgctcgctctctctcttccactttcAATCTTTCCTCCAATGTCTGTCGTTCTTTCGCCTCTTCTTTCaatctctcctcatctctttgtttctctatTTCCTCCTCTTTcaatctctcctcttctctctttctctccctctcggtctCCTCCGCTTGTAATTTCTCCTctactctctttttctctctctcctcttctttctctttctcctcttctttctctttctcctctttcctctgtctctccctctcagtctcctCCGCTTGTaatctctcctcttctctctttctctccctctcggtctCCTCCGCTTGTAATTTCTCCTctactctctttttctctctctcctcttctttctctttctcctcttctctctgtctctccctctcggtcTCCTCCGCTTGTaatctctcctctactctctttttctctctctcctcttctctctgtctctccctctctctctcctccgcttGTAATCTCTCCTTtactctctgtttctctctcccctcttctctctgtctctccctctctctctcctccacttgtaatctctcctctgccctctgtttcgctctctcctcttctttcaacctctcctcttctctctgtctctccctctctctctcctccgctcttagtctctcctcttttttctgtctctccctctcctcttctctctgactctccctctctttctcctcctttctcaatctctcctcctctaactgtttctccttctttctcaTCTCCTCGTCCCGCCTGACCctttctctgtcttcctctagctctctctctttctgcttcaACCGCTCTCTCtgcgcctcttcctcctcctccctctgtctctgtttctgccGCTCCGCCTCTTTAAACGTCTCGTTCTCTCGAAGTCGCTCTTCCATCCGTGTCACCTTCTCTTTCTGCTCTTCCCTTTGTTTCTGCCACATAAACTCCTCATGCTTTTCccgctctttctctttctctattttgATCGCCTCCTCCGTTGGGCCCTCGTGGCCTTCATCCTCGGAAAGGTCTTCCTCCTCTGCGCTGGACTCGGGTTCGGACCCCAGGAGCACCGGAGGTTTGCCGTCATCCCGCTCCACGGTCCCAAAGCGAACTGACCGACGCAGGGTCCTGTCCTTCAGTGGGTTGGCTCGGTGGGCTTCCGCGGAGCTGGGGTCAGAGAGCACAGCTGCACTGTCAGACACGCCGTCCTGGACGGGTTCTAAGGACTTATCTGTGGAGCTTTCTGGGGTTTCCTCATCAGGAGAAGTACTCTGGGGTGTCTCCACGGGATCATCCAACGGCTTTGCAGCTGATGAGACCGCTGGAAGTAGATCTGCAGTCTCCTCTGTGGACATCTCTCTTGGTGTATTTTCTTCCTTGGGAGGGTCGATACTGTCGAAGCtgtggaaatacatttttatgttAAAGTTGGCCCAATAACATTTTCAacagataaataataaaaatatactgtatataagaTATCTAGATAAGAGAACGGAGACCACTTACTCTTTTGTAGGAGTTTTAGTTTGAGGTTGGACAATATTGTCTGTGTCTGCATTCGTCTCCAATGCCCAGTTTTTAATTCTGTCTTTGACCGCTGCTCCTGTTTCGTTTGATTGGGTGACAACTGGTGGCTCCTCCCTTTTCACAGCGACCTCAGGTCTCAATGATGAGTCAAAAAGCAGAGTGATTCTACGTTTTATACTGCTTCCCCCTGTTCTGTCCTCCTCTGCTTCCAGCTTCAGCACCTCTGCGCCCTTTTCACTACTCGGTTGAACTACAGTTGGGTTTATCTTTTCTGGTTCGACGGCAGACGTTGGCAGTTTTCCTACGTATTTACCTCTGGTTGTttggggaggcagggagggcagAGGCTGGCCACCTGATTCAAATTTCATAGTGAGCTCCATTGACAAGCGGTTCCTGACCAGGCTACGCTTGATTGGTGGATCTTGGGACGTTGGGCTGAGAGGGTCCTTTGCGTTGGCTTCGTCTTTTAGTTCTAAAACGCCCGTGGAGGCCTTGGGGCGCCTTAGGGTGACAGCAGACCTTGGGATTGTGTCGGGAGGGGTTGTGTCCCTTGTGGCGGGCTGGTCCACTACAGGGTGGGTCTTGGGTTTGGTGGGGTCCGAGGTTGCCGCAGCCGAGGTGGTGTCTGGTACCTTCTTCTCATCTTTTACAGTGATTTCTCCACTGATAATTACTTGTTCTTTAACAGGGACTGATAGAGGGGCGGTCTTGTCATCTTTAGTGATCTTCAGGGGTTCTTCAGCAGGGCTGCTCACAgggcttctctttctttctatcggGCGAGGCGTCGGCAGCCCGCTGGCTTTAGGAACACTCGCCGAGTCGGACGTGTCACTTGGCCGTGAGGCAGacccctcctctcttttcccCTTCAAAGCGGAAGATTCTCGTGTTGGCTTTGCGTCAGTGATGGCTGGACTGGACTGCGGCACAGCGCTGGGCTCGGGTTTGGCGGCCCCGGGGAAGAGGTTCTTGATGGAGACTCGAGACGGCGATGACGGAGAAGACGGGACAGTGGTCTTTGGGGCGTTGATGGAGCGGAGGGTGGTGTTGCGCTGCAGAGAGAAGGGCTTGGGCGTGATCAGGGGTTTGGATAGCGGCCCGGCTCTCAAGGAGCCCCCGTAGGAGCTCTTCTTCTCCCCGTCCGCAAGCCCCGAGCTGGGCTGGCCCTCCACGCGAGAGGCCATGGCTTTGGTAGAGACACCTGGTGGTCGGAGGAATTGGATGGagcaaagaagagggaagggagaagggagaggagtgtGTTACAACGAGGACATCAATGCATCAATGCGAAAAACACGAAGCAGGGAAATATCACACCGCTTAAAAAGAAGCTGATAATAGAACAACCTGGAAAGAGTTAGTAAAAGTTTTGAATAGTATTCGATTTTTCTTGAAATTAGCTACAACATGTGATGAGTTAATAAAGATGAATAGACTACTTAAATCAAACTTTCTGTCCACATATGATATGGGATTTTTGGCGTTGGAGAATTTTATTCTCAGTGTAATGCAATGCATTATTTAGCTTCATGATCCCTTAGAGTTTTCCATGTAGACAAATATGCCGTTTGGAAAATTTGGAGGAAATGTAGCAGTTCAGTCCTGTTTCCTTATCAGAACATAGGACTTAACTAGGACGAGGGTACATGTTTCTCTCTGTCAGCCAGTGAAAGTGGAGGAGTGTCTAATTACACCGACCCCAATGTCTGTGTGAAAAGCAATAATAGGCCTAACAACCAAATATTTATAAACTGAACCATTCATGGCGTCTGGTTTTACCAGTGGGTAAACCGGTCAATCCACAGTCACACAACATTGTTCAATAATATTTAGGTGTTGGCGTCATCAGCCACTTGGAGTTTCTCTCAACATATCAATAGGTTATGTCATAGTTATTAGAATTGGCCCATTTCGTTTCATTGCATAAAAAGATGGTCCCGATGGTAGGGCTTTACGAGCACATTTCAAATGATGTATATTGACACATAACTAATAAATATAACTATCAGCTTGCAGCGCATGAAACGAATCTCCTGCCAAGTCAACGACGGCAGTCGCCGCTGGCCTTTGAGCTCGTTTTATTTGCTTGTGTTCAACGTATGCCGCAGTGTCAACGTTTAAGCACATTGAGCTTTTATAGGATATGTAATAACAGGCCAAAATCATTCTCGACCTCATAAGATAAATAAAAAGGTCGACGACCCATCAACGAATACATCAGCATGTATGTTTATTGCAACTTGATTTTATTTAAGGTTGCAACTAACCACAAGGTAACACAGCCGCTTGTGGATATGGGCTCCTTAATAAGTTACTGAGtgggtcaacaataaagtcgCTATCAGTGGACGCGGTGGCTCAGCGTCCCACGGGTCCCAGCGGATGATTGGAGCAGAGCCATAATGTCACCCTTGAACAAAGAAAGGGAAAGGAGGAAATGCAAACGACGATATATTTGCCTGATTAAACATGATCATCTGGAATAATCTGAACCTATTGTTTGGTTAGTCTCCATGTCCTGCTGTAATGCGTTTTTTAGGGGTGTCCAAGATAACTTGATTTAGCCTACGCGTCGCCTGTTTCCAAAGAGGTGAACTGGCCAACCACTTTTTGTTTTGCGACTCCTGTTTGGTAAAATATAAAGTGTGTTATTACCTTTTGGGTTTCACGCGGTCATCCAGGGGAGAATGCGAAGGGAAACCGGGAGCAGGCCAGCGAAATGTCAGACAGCGGTTCTCGGATCTCAGATCACAGAAGGCAGGTTGTAGGAAGTAAACGGGAGAGAGGAATCACGTCTTGCTCCTTGTTGTGTGCAACTCTTCTGGATACGGCTATCCAATAGACACTCCCTCCTCTTCAAGGCAAACCATGCCGCTCACCAGACCCGACCAACAGGTTCCTGCCGAAGTGCACCATGCACATTTATGGCACCGAATCCCCGATATATACTTTATGTAAAAGTTGGTGCTCATGGCTCTGCTCTATTCAAACGCGCAGTGATCCGTTCCAGCTGATTTGCATCCCCCTGCATGTGTCTTTCTCTGGGTGCGTCACCTGTTTGTCCAAACCACCAGAAATAAAACATTGACTAGTTGCGTCGGGAGCAGAGGGAGATGGAGTTGAAAGAAGATTTATATTcccacacatttgcacacaacCAGTAGGACTTCATTATGCCTACAACACAAATGGCGGGAATGGAATTGCCTCAAGACAGATATCCCGAATTCCGACGTTTATTTTGGAGCAGTCTGACGGGTGACTGGGAGTAATGTGAACTGGATGGCACcttgcacacacgcatgtaaaAGTCAAGTGACTTCGCCCTCCAGTGGATGTTTAAAGATGTTTCCGCGTGCACCCACTGTCTTCCTACTTTGGGCTTGCTGGGCCGGGCGAGTTGTCATGGCAACTGTTCAGCATGTGCTACAAAAACAAGAGCTTGaccatatttctctctctctctctctctctctctctctctctctctctctctctctctctctctctctctctctctctctctctctctctctctctctctctctctctctctctctctctccctctctctctctctctctctctctctctctctctctctcccttcctgtgtcttccccctcccatcctccaccccctcgcgtcccccgtcccccccatcATCTGCGACGCCATCTTCTCGCGTTTAGAGCAAGAGCGAAGATAAGACGCAAGACAACCGTAGACTCGACTCGAGAGGACCGCCGTGTGTCATGATGAGCGGAGCCAAAGCCCGCAGCGATGCGCCTGTTGCTGACAACACCGTCTCTGgtagcagcggcagcagcgcgCTCGGGGTCGGAAGCAGCGCCGCCGCTCCGCCGCGGGAGCGCAAGTCCAACGGAGGGGTTCTGAAGAGGCTCAGGTCCAGGAGGAGCCAGGTGGAGAGCAGGCCGGTGACTGAGGAGGACCTGCGGACCCAGAGTGGACAAATCACGGCGGACGAGGTGCTGGGACTGCGCGTCGCCACTCGGGGTAGGCTCTGTGTCACACCGTGTCTTCTCTGGGTTGGTTGTTATTGAAATGCATGTGGTGGCTTGGGCTTGTTCAGACTCGGAGTGAGTAATGTAGTGACAGACGTCAAGGCGATTATCAATGCCGTCTAACTTAAGGATTGTATTAACGTTGAACAGCGCCTTTAGGGTATGGTAAATGTGAATGTCTTTGCATCGAGCTCAGTATCGCCTATAGGTAGCCTCCAGGTTTATTGATTCACTGTGGGAAATAATCTCATATTACAACGTTATAATTTGCTTTTACACAACACCAGTTTCTTCTTGCAACAACGCAGTGTTGTTTGCTGTTACTCTGATATTTTAAAAAGTATTTGAGATTGCTTTATAAATCAGTCATAAATAATATACCACGTAAGAATCACTCTCAGGTATAACtggaataacacacacaatcaacaaTTGATTGTTTATGTTATTCCAATTGAATTTCTTAATCCTGAATGATCAGGGCTTTGATTATTCAGAACAATAACAAAAGTCTCTCAATGTTTCTTTAAAGTGGTtttgttgtgtgcgtgggtgtgtgaccTGTCAGAGAACATAAACACTGCCTCACAGTAACTTGATGTTGAGTAAAACTCGTCACACTCTTGTCATCTCTCCTCCAGGGTATCTCTGTAAACCAGAGGAGAACGTCTACAACATTGACTTTGTACGATTCAAGATCAGAGACCTGGAGACAGGCACCGTTTTGTTTGAGATCGCCAAGCCTCCAAATATGGGTATGCTGTCTGGACACATTTCCTGTgccttttctattttatatgtCGTCTCCGGTATGGTATCGTTTATGTTGGGCCTTACATTCTAGTTCTCGCCTACTGTTATCTAAAGAGCCCTTTTAACCCATACATCATGAGTGAGACTTTGAACAGACGACAGAAACAAATAACAATAGCAGATAATACGAGATTCAAGGGCCAGTATTTTCTGAAGTGTGGGCTTGCGCAGCCATTCAAAGCCGTATGGAGCCGTGTGGACCCTCCCACGTTTGAGGGTCCTTCTCCAGCTGTATGATAGACAGGTCAACCCCAGCCTACCCGTCGACACAGTCCATCAATCAATTCTTTCTAGCCTGGATATGAACACCCtccccttgtgatgtcacaaaattGACTGACCTCTAGACAACGTCAGTCCACCACTGTCCCCTGGTGGTATCACAGGGGGCCTTTGTATAATCACTGATGTGTGCGCCGTCGGTGTGACGTCCTGCTGTGCGTTGTGTTTCTGccagaggaggaccaggagggcAGGGACGTGGACCTGAGTGCCGGTCGCTTCGTCCGCTACCAATTCACCCCCGCCTTCCTGAGACTGCGCACCGTGGGTGCCACGTGagtaccaccaccccccctgctGACGTGAGCCCTCTCTGGCCCTGGGCGTCTCTGATGCCCACGGCCCGGGGCCATTATTAACATCAAGCATCCATGCGCAAACCAATTCAACTTCAACACTCGATTATTCATTTGGGAATTCAATTAGTGGGAAAGTGTCCGAACTCCCAGTACAGGGCAGAACAAGCACAGGACAAGCTGaacaaaacaacagcaaccACATACAGGTGTGGCTTAGAAGCCACGTCCCCCAGTAGGGTGAATGTCCGTCCGAAGGTGAGTTTCCAGGTGTCCGGGAGGTCGGTTCAAACCATCCACTAGCTCTCCTTTGTATTGAGTAACcagaccacaacaacaacaccaacacagacaATACTGCTCCACCCATTTAATGCTATTTTTGCCTGAggccttttctctctctgtctccctctccatcaAACCGCACAGTGTAGAGTTCACGGTGGGAAGTCGACCCCTGAACAACTTCCGCATGATCGAGAGGCACTACTTCCGCGAACACCTGCTCAAGAGCTTTGACTTCGACTTCGGCTTCTGCATCCCCAACAGCCGCAACACCTGCGAACACATTTACGAGTTCCCCCAGCTGTCTGAGGCCCTGGGTGAGCACCATGGCTGCCCCGGGCAGAGCCACACAACGGCGCCTCACCTGGGCTTTGGTCATATAAACACTATGTTACCCTAGGTTACAGCGCAGGCTGTCCGAGGCTCTGGGTGAGGCCACTGCTGGCCTGAATTACTAATGGGGGACGCAGGAGATTGCTGGCATATTTGATGTTTTGAAATATTGAAGAGTATGTATACAAACCAACCCCATTGGTATCTCTCCGTTAAAGGTGATTCTTAGGCAGCGTCACAGACGTTTCTTTGTCCATTGAAATCAATCAATTTCAATCAATGTACAAAGAATGCTGATGTCAGCATCATGTATGAGGGAAAGTGGTGTGTTGACGCTAGCGTGAGCTATCGAGTGTTGAAGCTCTACGATAGTTTGGATTAGTCTGATCCATCAGACGTACCCTGTCCGGGAGCTCAGGAGCTCCTTCCATTTAATATCCCAGTGGCGTTTCCCAGCCGGGAGAGGAGTTGATGGAACGCTTCTAAGACGCCACGCTGATGGCTCTGATGAGCGTGCAAGGGTCCAGGTGCAACACAATGTACCTTTTGAGCGACGGAAAACGGAGTCACGGCCAAAAAGTAGTTTGGAACCACTGGGTTACACAGTATGCATGCAAAACTCTGGAGACGTTGTCAGCAACAACAGTCACGATCAACTTGACTCATCACTTGTAATCCAAGATTGACCAAAGCCTGGTTCAGCCCACAGGGACGGCTACACCCCTGGAGATAgcaattgttgttgtttttttaattggctGAAATTGAAGCCTGCTGCTGTTGCTTGCCACATGAAACAGGGTTTGGTTGCTTTCCAAAGCTGTAATCATATATTTCTGACCTAAAggacagagtgatagagagaaatCCTAATTTAGAAAATCTAAAAGGTATTATATCtcccaaataaaaaacacatgttggcgGCATAGGCATAAAAACGCAATCTATTTTTAATGTTctcaacaaacaacaaatgaaCCAATTAACTAGTATAGCTTATGTGAGTTGGAGGGCCAACGTGCTATAGgtaatatttgttaaatgaaTGTAGGATACAAACTGCTATCACAGCTAGCAATGTAAGGGAGCAGCTATCATGTGGGTATTCGTTGCTTACTGCAACACAGGCAGAACACCATAATTTATGACATCAGGCAGACCGTCGCTGACGTTGGGTGCAATGGGTGCATTTCAAATGTAAATGCTCTGTAACCCAAGCTGACAGCCGCCCTGCTTTCCGCTCTGAAGTT belongs to Gadus morhua chromosome 13, gadMor3.0, whole genome shotgun sequence and includes:
- the tnks1bp1 gene encoding trichohyalin — encoded protein: MASRVEGQPSSGLADGEKKSSYGGSLRAGPLSKPLITPKPFSLQRNTTLRSINAPKTTVPSSPSSPSRVSIKNLFPGAAKPEPSAVPQSSPAITDAKPTRESSALKGKREEGSASRPSDTSDSASVPKASGLPTPRPIERKRSPVSSPAEEPLKITKDDKTAPLSVPVKEQVIISGEITVKDEKKVPDTTSAAATSDPTKPKTHPVVDQPATRDTTPPDTIPRSAVTLRRPKASTGVLELKDEANAKDPLSPTSQDPPIKRSLVRNRLSMELTMKFESGGQPLPSLPPQTTRGKYVGKLPTSAVEPEKINPTVVQPSSEKGAEVLKLEAEEDRTGGSSIKRRITLLFDSSLRPEVAVKREEPPVVTQSNETGAAVKDRIKNWALETNADTDNIVQPQTKTPTKDFDSIDPPKEENTPREMSTEETADLLPAVSSAAKPLDDPVETPQSTSPDEETPESSTDKSLEPVQDGVSDSAAVLSDPSSAEAHRANPLKDRTLRRSVRFGTVERDDGKPPVLLGSEPESSAEEEDLSEDEGHEGPTEEAIKIEKEKEREKHEEFMWQKQREEQKEKVTRMEERLRENETFKEAERQKQRQREEEEEAQRERLKQKERELEEDRERVRRDEEMRKKEKQLEEERLRKEEKERESQREEERERQKKEERLRAEERERERQREEERLKEEERAKQRAEERLQVEEEREKKRVEERLQAEETERERQREEEKEKEEEREKKRVEEKLQAEETERERKREEERLQAEETERERQRKEEKEKEEEKEKEEEREKKRVEEKLQAEETERERKREEERLKEEEIEKQRDEERLKEEAKERQTLEERLKVEERERARLEERLREEAKERQKVEERLREEAKERLRLEERLREQERERQKMEERLREEELVQERLKKEAMERERQVELMQQRKRDEDRERARQMEERLREEERVREEARRREVEETERSEDQLRAERIEREAERILEVKRERDRLIVEAEERERERQKQQRLREEQERERQTQEALDRKRAEEQELKLRETERRREEEERERGSERERERLQEEQERIKKQQEEEERAQERKEEAARRKQAEEEEVTRQQAVRDRECPAVDTAILISFDSEDEGQKSAVPTSLLVEPTFSAEGPLEVPFDDFSVKKPFTEVLFDDFSVTPRRWGSKSRVPQTPEPDSGLEDVWVRRAPDVDSRTHQAPQLDPLKESDVLPRPLIPCLVPQPQEEPRRPYEFPTVEQKKAEVVEEDEDEEVHEEKKEEREGGVAELKEKWNSFSATGDGLDNEALLNNEPEQQYEDHEHDDVSESEAESPTPALESHSDVHLDEFDGVEPRTEPEPPAFPESSAPLLDNKALRSRAELRKRMSQRTRRPRTRQSSPGVFLDEDSTSTPDWRVSDNTEETAESNEDEKEKRSVKGPPTSQRSPVFPGLESSHSALVAQLKKKTGGGGGGGGGGGGMETTPVKDKAAAAREELAALTPSPSMRSPRSAALLPGAARVLPPIGGKDDGTGSSPSWMQELKKKRMSQQESGS
- the LOC115557055 gene encoding protein unc-119 homolog B, giving the protein MMSGAKARSDAPVADNTVSGSSGSSALGVGSSAAAPPRERKSNGGVLKRLRSRRSQVESRPVTEEDLRTQSGQITADEVLGLRVATRGYLCKPEENVYNIDFVRFKIRDLETGTVLFEIAKPPNMEEDQEGRDVDLSAGRFVRYQFTPAFLRLRTVGATVEFTVGSRPLNNFRMIERHYFREHLLKSFDFDFGFCIPNSRNTCEHIYEFPQLSEALVRQMVECPYETRSDSFYFVDNRLVMHNKADYAYNGGQ